One stretch of Akkermansia massiliensis DNA includes these proteins:
- a CDS encoding FeoA family protein — protein MPLSMLNIGDIRQVNKIHGRDETRRFLESLGFVAGSTVSIVSENGGNFIVNVKGSRIALSKALACKIFVA, from the coding sequence ATGCCACTCTCCATGCTCAACATCGGCGATATTCGCCAGGTTAACAAAATTCATGGCAGGGATGAAACCCGGCGTTTTCTGGAAAGCCTGGGCTTCGTTGCCGGCAGCACGGTTTCCATCGTTTCTGAAAACGGCGGAAACTTCATCGTCAATGTCAAGGGGTCCCGGATAGCTCTCAGCAAGGCTCTTGCGTGCAAGATATTCGTGGCCTGA
- a CDS encoding heavy metal translocating P-type ATPase, which yields MHYQVIHHTPGRLRVRCGRGMFNHDQACGIECRLLKLKGVSSVKATPCNGGVFILYEGANPQTIFRVLDRLRPETLRSHEPEERAEARKLGQSFSLKIAGKVSSFLLCKLFLPPPLRMAKAFWNYGSYFRRGMAGLGSGRLNVAVLDAVSIGVSIGTRAYGTANSIMFLLSISDLLENYTRKKTRAALAASLSINVDQVWRVEKDGMRQVPMEQIRPGDKIRVDAGNVIPVDGAVLSGEAEVNQAAMTGESEAAAKQEGSVVFAGTTLETGSLVIRVDAMGDQSRINNIIALIDHSEELKARIQSRAEKLADSIVPLTLLTAGALFLFTRNISKALSVLMVDYSCAIKLATPISVISAMKEASARKIMIKGGKFMELFARADTIVFDKTGTLTSACPQVTQIVPLSDCSREYILKTAACLEEHFPHSVARAVVRKALEEGLHHEEEHAEVEYIVAHGISSRLHGKKVLVGSYHFLFEDEGIPLTEEQRQTIRSHARGKSNIFLAIGRRAIGMIGVSDPPRPEARETIARLKRQGISSIIMLTGDSESAARAISRQLGITEYRSQVLPEDKARFIQQLKQSGRTVCMVGDGINDSPALSCADVSVSMKDSSDIAREVADISLLSSSLSELAVLRELSCAVLEKIERNYRFIVGFNTSLILLGMFGLITPALSAFLHNASTVYVSARSTRRCLPPVGTPQ from the coding sequence ATGCACTATCAGGTTATCCACCATACGCCCGGCAGGCTCCGGGTGCGCTGCGGCCGCGGCATGTTCAACCATGACCAGGCCTGCGGCATTGAATGCAGGCTCCTGAAGCTGAAAGGGGTCAGCTCCGTCAAGGCCACTCCCTGCAACGGGGGGGTGTTCATCCTGTACGAAGGGGCGAATCCCCAGACCATTTTCCGCGTGCTGGACAGGCTCAGGCCGGAAACGCTCCGCAGCCATGAACCGGAAGAACGAGCGGAAGCCAGGAAACTGGGCCAATCCTTTTCCCTTAAGATAGCCGGGAAAGTTTCTTCCTTCCTGCTCTGCAAATTATTCCTGCCGCCCCCTCTCAGAATGGCCAAGGCTTTCTGGAACTACGGCTCCTATTTCCGGCGCGGAATGGCAGGCCTGGGCAGCGGCAGGCTCAATGTGGCGGTTCTGGACGCCGTATCCATCGGTGTCTCCATCGGCACCAGGGCCTACGGAACGGCCAATTCCATCATGTTCCTTCTTTCCATTTCAGACCTGCTGGAAAATTACACGCGGAAGAAGACCCGGGCGGCGCTTGCGGCCAGCCTGAGCATCAACGTGGACCAGGTCTGGAGGGTGGAAAAGGACGGCATGCGCCAGGTTCCCATGGAACAAATCCGGCCCGGGGACAAGATCCGAGTGGACGCCGGCAACGTCATCCCCGTGGACGGCGCCGTCCTGTCCGGGGAGGCGGAAGTGAACCAGGCCGCCATGACGGGAGAATCGGAAGCGGCAGCCAAGCAGGAAGGCTCCGTCGTCTTCGCCGGGACCACGCTGGAAACAGGCTCCCTCGTCATCCGGGTGGACGCCATGGGCGACCAGTCCCGCATCAACAACATCATCGCCCTGATTGACCATTCGGAGGAATTGAAGGCCCGCATCCAGAGCCGGGCGGAAAAACTCGCGGATTCCATCGTTCCCCTCACCCTGCTCACGGCGGGTGCGCTGTTCCTGTTCACCCGGAACATCTCCAAGGCGCTCTCCGTGCTGATGGTGGATTATTCCTGCGCCATCAAGCTCGCCACGCCCATTTCCGTCATCTCCGCCATGAAGGAAGCTTCCGCGCGCAAGATCATGATCAAGGGCGGAAAATTCATGGAGCTGTTCGCCAGGGCGGACACCATCGTTTTTGACAAGACGGGCACGCTGACCTCCGCCTGCCCCCAGGTGACGCAGATTGTCCCCCTGAGCGACTGCAGCCGGGAATACATCCTGAAAACGGCCGCCTGCCTGGAAGAGCACTTCCCCCACAGCGTGGCGCGGGCCGTCGTGCGCAAGGCGCTGGAGGAAGGCCTGCACCATGAGGAAGAGCACGCGGAGGTGGAATACATCGTGGCCCACGGCATCTCCTCCCGCCTGCATGGGAAGAAGGTCCTCGTGGGCAGCTACCACTTCCTTTTTGAAGATGAAGGCATCCCCCTCACGGAAGAACAGCGGCAGACTATCCGCAGCCACGCCAGGGGCAAATCCAACATCTTCCTGGCCATAGGCCGCAGGGCGATCGGCATGATCGGCGTCAGCGATCCTCCCAGGCCGGAAGCCAGGGAAACGATCGCCCGGCTGAAGCGGCAGGGCATTTCCTCCATCATCATGCTCACCGGAGACAGCGAGTCCGCCGCCCGCGCCATCAGCCGCCAGCTGGGCATCACGGAATACCGCTCCCAGGTTCTGCCGGAGGACAAGGCGCGCTTCATCCAGCAGTTGAAGCAGTCCGGAAGAACGGTGTGCATGGTGGGTGACGGCATCAACGATTCCCCCGCCCTTTCCTGCGCGGACGTCTCCGTCTCCATGAAGGATTCCTCCGACATCGCCCGTGAAGTAGCGGACATTTCCCTGCTGTCCAGCTCCCTGAGTGAACTGGCGGTTTTAAGGGAACTAAGCTGCGCCGTCCTTGAAAAAATAGAGCGCAACTACCGCTTCATCGTCGGGTTCAACACCTCCCTGATTCTGCTGGGCATGTTCGGGCTGATTACCCCGGCCCTTTCCGCATTCCTCCACAATGCCTCCACGGTGTACGTCAGCGCGCGCAGCACGCGCCGCTGCCTGCCCCCGGTCGGCACTCCGCAGTAA
- a CDS encoding metal-dependent transcriptional regulator, with the protein MIRKNFPSLELSNSLEDYIEAVRNIELEKGCAAVGEIAEALNVKKPSVSLAMKQLKERGLVEYTQYSPIVLTREGRYYADRVISCHTMVKEFLITVLKMEEKRADEVACGIEHIMTLEEISRFQLLTEHCRKSGE; encoded by the coding sequence ATGATACGCAAAAACTTTCCCTCCCTGGAGCTGAGCAACAGCCTGGAGGATTACATTGAGGCCGTCCGCAACATCGAGCTGGAAAAAGGGTGCGCCGCCGTAGGAGAGATCGCGGAGGCGCTGAACGTGAAAAAGCCTTCCGTCTCCCTGGCCATGAAGCAGTTGAAGGAACGCGGCCTGGTTGAATATACGCAGTATTCCCCCATTGTGCTGACCCGGGAGGGCCGTTATTACGCGGACCGGGTTATTTCCTGCCATACCATGGTGAAAGAATTCCTGATCACGGTGCTGAAGATGGAGGAGAAGCGCGCGGACGAAGTGGCCTGCGGCATTGAACACATCATGACGCTGGAGGAAATTTCCCGGTTCCAGCTCCTGACGGAGCATTGCCGGAAGAGCGGAGAATAG
- a CDS encoding metallophosphoesterase, giving the protein MIQELDLAPGERARFISDVHFGHAKALAREPEELAFLLEGCTHLVVCGDLSETRESPCQAEGLEKRARFLQMCRDAGVQPVLLAGNHDPDEKAGLLKLQGGRVCALHGHALFKEVAPWGWEYLKNKQASRELIAAFPEADTDLRRRLELARAMSVLVPPIYTRSGACRNKLVRFLAHSAWPPERPAQILLAWLTMMRRMRKFTERFFPEAEVVIFGHLHRRAVTGKRGGRLYVNLGACFHHAECWAADVTAEGGVSIRSYTPEGYDGPAVVLR; this is encoded by the coding sequence ATGATTCAGGAACTTGACCTTGCTCCGGGAGAACGTGCCCGGTTCATTTCAGACGTCCACTTCGGCCATGCCAAGGCGCTGGCCCGGGAGCCGGAGGAGCTGGCTTTCCTGCTGGAGGGGTGCACTCATCTGGTGGTGTGCGGGGACCTCAGTGAAACCCGTGAAAGCCCCTGCCAGGCGGAAGGGCTGGAAAAACGCGCCCGTTTCCTGCAAATGTGCCGGGATGCCGGAGTGCAGCCCGTGCTGCTGGCCGGCAACCATGACCCGGATGAGAAGGCCGGACTGCTGAAATTGCAGGGGGGACGCGTCTGCGCCCTGCACGGTCATGCCCTGTTCAAGGAGGTGGCCCCGTGGGGATGGGAATATTTGAAAAACAAGCAGGCCTCCCGTGAGCTGATTGCCGCGTTCCCGGAGGCGGATACGGATTTGCGGCGGCGGCTGGAACTGGCGCGCGCCATGAGCGTGCTGGTTCCCCCCATTTACACGCGTTCCGGGGCGTGCCGGAACAAGCTGGTGCGTTTTCTGGCGCATTCCGCCTGGCCGCCGGAGCGGCCCGCGCAGATTCTTCTGGCATGGCTGACGATGATGCGGCGCATGCGGAAATTCACGGAACGCTTTTTCCCGGAAGCGGAAGTCGTCATCTTCGGCCATCTGCACCGCCGTGCGGTGACCGGGAAAAGGGGAGGGCGGCTGTACGTCAATCTGGGCGCCTGCTTCCACCATGCCGAGTGCTGGGCGGCGGACGTGACGGCGGAGGGGGGCGTCTCCATCCGCAGCTATACGCCTGAAGGGTATGACGGTCCGGCGGTGGTTCTCCGCTGA
- the lipA gene encoding lipoyl synthase — MKHFAFAKAADSRQASGAMEHRNDNETAEGTERKPSWIKVRLPNGREFWDVKQLVEGKHLFTVCEEAHCPNRYECWNQGTATFMIAGERCTRACAYCAVKTAKPFPLDPEEPQHVADAVVHMKLRHAVITMVTRDDLPDGAAAHFAQVIRAVRKASPSTIIEVLASDLNEKPSSIRTLMAARPHIFGHNLETVERLTPIVRFRAQYQRSLRVLRMALDCVDGKVSTKSGIMLGLGETEDELFRSMDDLLEHGVTVLTLGQYLRPSRNHLPVVKYIHPDDFVRYEEVARAKGFRHVASGPLVRSSYHAANFTPEADVLEAINEDLRKAGEL; from the coding sequence ATAAAGCACTTTGCATTTGCCAAAGCAGCGGACTCACGGCAAGCTAGCGGGGCTATGGAACACCGGAACGACAACGAGACTGCGGAAGGGACGGAACGCAAGCCGTCCTGGATCAAGGTGCGCCTGCCCAACGGCCGGGAATTCTGGGACGTCAAGCAGCTTGTGGAAGGCAAGCACCTGTTCACCGTCTGTGAAGAAGCCCACTGCCCCAACCGCTACGAATGCTGGAACCAGGGCACGGCCACTTTCATGATCGCCGGGGAGCGGTGCACGCGCGCCTGCGCCTATTGCGCCGTAAAAACCGCCAAGCCCTTTCCGCTGGACCCGGAGGAGCCGCAGCACGTGGCGGACGCCGTCGTGCACATGAAGCTGCGCCACGCCGTCATTACCATGGTCACCCGGGACGACCTTCCGGACGGAGCCGCCGCCCACTTCGCCCAAGTAATCCGGGCCGTCAGAAAAGCCAGTCCCTCCACCATCATTGAGGTGCTGGCCTCGGACCTGAATGAGAAGCCCTCCTCCATCCGGACGCTGATGGCGGCACGCCCCCACATCTTCGGCCACAATCTGGAAACGGTGGAACGCCTGACGCCCATCGTGCGCTTCCGCGCCCAGTACCAGCGCTCCCTGCGCGTCCTCCGGATGGCGCTGGACTGCGTAGACGGCAAGGTTTCCACCAAAAGCGGCATCATGCTGGGCCTGGGAGAGACGGAAGACGAGCTTTTCCGGTCCATGGACGACCTGCTGGAGCACGGCGTCACGGTGCTGACGCTGGGGCAGTACCTGCGCCCCTCCCGCAACCACCTGCCGGTGGTCAAATACATCCATCCGGACGACTTCGTCCGTTATGAGGAGGTCGCGCGAGCCAAGGGCTTCAGGCACGTGGCGTCCGGGCCGCTGGTCCGCAGCTCCTACCATGCCGCCAATTTCACCCCGGAAGCGGACGTGCTGGAGGCCATTAACGAAGATTTGAGAAAGGCCGGCGAACTTTAG
- a CDS encoding FeoA family protein: MTKHRTLRDALIGETVTVGKLAGEGPVRRRIMDMGVTKGTQIFIRKVAPLGDPIEVTVRGYELSIRKSEAENIHIH, encoded by the coding sequence ATGACCAAACACCGTACATTAAGAGACGCCCTGATCGGGGAAACCGTGACCGTCGGGAAACTGGCGGGGGAAGGCCCGGTCAGAAGGCGCATCATGGACATGGGAGTCACCAAGGGAACGCAGATTTTCATCCGCAAAGTCGCCCCCTTGGGAGATCCCATTGAAGTTACTGTCCGCGGCTACGAACTCTCCATCCGCAAATCGGAAGCCGAGAACATCCATATCCATTGA
- the tadA gene encoding tRNA adenosine(34) deaminase TadA — MIGAVMMEMPGSDEWFMRQAMKESRKALVKGEVPIGAIVVKDGRVIGRGWNQVEALKDATAHAEMIALTAAQEALGDWRLEGCTLYVTKEPCPMCAGAIVHCRPDRVVFGCPDARTGAAGGWINLLDSNPPLNHKCEVRPGVLGDECLHHLQEFFRAARLAAKERKKLAADSPAIPDENGEDGPE; from the coding sequence ATGATAGGCGCCGTGATGATGGAAATGCCCGGTTCGGACGAATGGTTCATGCGCCAAGCCATGAAAGAATCCAGAAAAGCCCTGGTGAAGGGGGAGGTGCCCATCGGGGCCATCGTGGTGAAAGACGGCCGCGTGATCGGCCGGGGCTGGAACCAGGTGGAGGCCCTCAAGGACGCCACGGCCCATGCGGAGATGATCGCCCTGACGGCAGCCCAGGAGGCGCTGGGCGACTGGCGGCTGGAAGGCTGCACCCTGTACGTCACCAAGGAACCGTGCCCCATGTGCGCGGGGGCCATCGTCCACTGCCGCCCGGACCGGGTGGTCTTCGGCTGTCCGGACGCCAGGACCGGAGCCGCGGGAGGCTGGATCAACCTGCTGGATTCCAACCCTCCCCTCAACCACAAGTGCGAGGTGCGTCCCGGCGTTCTGGGGGACGAATGCCTGCACCACCTCCAGGAATTTTTCCGTGCGGCGCGGCTGGCGGCCAAAGAACGGAAGAAGCTGGCTGCGGACTCCCCCGCAATCCCGGATGAAAACGGGGAAGACGGCCCCGAATAA
- a CDS encoding cytochrome c peroxidase: MSKTRSFITAGAILGGTVIVTAAVAPLFLPNQNIKPLTSAQAAEITAHTMNSKCADCHKPGTHISELVNTLSGGLLARHIRDGQRSYNMDEPPTAVTLSKLEHVLQINSMPPTSYTMVHWGSTLTLPEKAAMLQWVKDERLKIFGDMVGKEYAITAISPIPDALPTDPAKVALGYKLFHDVRLSTDNTVSCASCHSLEKAGTDNLATSTGVRGQKGGINAPTVFNAAFHTKQFWDGRAANLQEQAGGPPLNPVEMGYEHPDDWNQIAAKLNQDTVFAAEFRKVYPQGFNGETITNAIAEYEKTLITPNSPFDRYLKGDENAISENAKKGYRLFLKLGCQTCHTGPAMGGQSFEYADLKGDFFAGRAKTNDDNGLMNFSKKESDRHRFRVPTLRNVELTWPYMHDASAQTLEEAITKMYHYQLGYDKLDKKEVSLLVAFLKTLTGEYNGKPVQGEVCPAS, translated from the coding sequence ATGAGCAAAACACGTTCCTTCATCACGGCCGGGGCCATTCTGGGCGGCACGGTCATCGTGACGGCGGCAGTCGCGCCCCTGTTCCTGCCGAACCAGAATATCAAGCCCCTGACATCCGCCCAGGCGGCGGAAATCACCGCACATACCATGAACTCCAAGTGTGCGGACTGCCATAAGCCCGGCACCCACATTTCCGAATTGGTGAACACCCTTTCCGGCGGCCTGCTGGCGCGCCACATCCGGGACGGACAGCGTAGCTACAACATGGATGAACCGCCCACTGCCGTGACCCTTTCCAAACTGGAACACGTGCTCCAGATCAATTCCATGCCACCCACCTCCTACACCATGGTGCACTGGGGCAGCACGCTCACCCTTCCGGAAAAAGCAGCCATGCTCCAGTGGGTCAAGGATGAACGCCTGAAAATCTTCGGCGACATGGTGGGCAAGGAGTACGCCATCACCGCCATCTCCCCCATTCCAGACGCCCTTCCCACGGATCCGGCCAAGGTGGCCCTGGGCTACAAGCTGTTCCATGACGTGCGCCTCTCCACAGACAATACCGTTTCCTGCGCTTCCTGCCACTCCCTGGAGAAGGCCGGCACGGACAACCTGGCCACCTCCACCGGAGTCCGCGGCCAGAAGGGCGGCATCAACGCCCCCACCGTCTTCAACGCCGCCTTCCACACCAAGCAGTTCTGGGACGGACGCGCCGCCAACCTCCAGGAACAGGCGGGCGGACCTCCCCTGAACCCGGTGGAAATGGGTTACGAACATCCGGACGACTGGAACCAGATCGCCGCCAAGCTGAACCAGGACACCGTGTTTGCCGCGGAATTCAGGAAGGTTTATCCCCAGGGCTTCAACGGAGAAACCATCACAAACGCCATCGCGGAATATGAAAAGACCCTCATCACGCCGAACAGCCCGTTCGACCGTTATTTGAAGGGTGATGAAAACGCCATCAGCGAGAATGCCAAGAAGGGCTACAGGCTCTTCCTCAAGCTCGGTTGCCAGACCTGCCACACCGGCCCCGCCATGGGCGGCCAGTCCTTTGAATACGCCGACCTCAAGGGAGACTTCTTTGCCGGACGCGCCAAGACCAATGACGACAACGGCCTGATGAACTTTTCCAAGAAGGAATCAGACAGGCACAGGTTCCGCGTTCCCACCCTCCGCAACGTGGAGCTTACCTGGCCGTACATGCATGACGCCTCCGCCCAGACGCTGGAGGAAGCCATCACCAAGATGTACCACTACCAGCTCGGCTACGACAAATTGGACAAGAAGGAGGTGAGCCTGCTGGTGGCCTTCCTGAAAACCCTGACCGGGGAATACAACGGCAAGCCCGTCCAGGGCGAAGTCTGCCCCGCCTCCTGA
- a CDS encoding carbohydrate porin gives MKKRYMIPALLACSGFCMAGTASVATTVAALAAEEAEGKGSILDDIDLFGDEYGDESTPIPNDLLTRALTDLHKGAYEKAGFQFLVEQAFLYTKGHHAAANEETAGSSQSWYKFHAQAGLQLFKSSRNQGTWIKSELSGSVALNKHTHRTTLDDSWGASGPANCDVFEDGYFYLPELLLSQGFMDGQLVIMGGMINQTNYFDANTYANTTFGQFGGAPFVNNQVLPLGDSNFGVVGQYQFNENWFIQVGGNMMDNEPRRNPFHHTTGKSFNLLGEIGWTHEKAFGIGTGTYRLQPFMFHADGKNHGGVAFNLEQDLGSSPFALFARAGWSSAESGNICGAEAQASAGVIFKKPLEVMTGLKEADGNFFGVGFSVSKPDADTLAETRPGHDREMILECTYSFSITPYCLIQPSYQYVKNPSGRDDVNSANIFSVQCVVTF, from the coding sequence ATGAAGAAACGCTACATGATACCCGCCCTGCTGGCCTGCTCCGGCTTCTGCATGGCCGGTACGGCATCCGTAGCCACTACCGTCGCCGCTCTGGCTGCGGAAGAGGCTGAAGGCAAAGGTTCCATTCTGGACGACATCGACCTGTTCGGGGACGAATACGGCGATGAAAGCACGCCCATTCCGAACGATCTTCTGACCAGGGCCCTGACGGATCTGCATAAAGGCGCTTACGAGAAAGCCGGCTTCCAGTTCCTGGTGGAGCAGGCGTTCCTCTATACCAAGGGCCACCATGCGGCCGCGAACGAAGAGACTGCCGGTTCCAGCCAGAGCTGGTACAAATTCCACGCCCAGGCCGGGCTGCAGCTGTTCAAATCCAGCCGCAACCAGGGAACCTGGATCAAGAGCGAGCTCTCCGGCTCCGTGGCCCTGAACAAGCATACGCACCGCACCACGCTGGACGACTCCTGGGGCGCGAGCGGCCCCGCCAACTGCGACGTTTTTGAAGACGGCTACTTCTACCTGCCGGAACTCCTCCTTTCCCAGGGTTTCATGGACGGCCAGCTCGTCATCATGGGCGGCATGATCAACCAGACGAACTATTTTGACGCCAATACGTATGCCAACACCACCTTCGGACAGTTCGGCGGCGCTCCCTTCGTCAACAACCAGGTGCTTCCGCTGGGGGACTCCAACTTCGGGGTCGTGGGGCAGTACCAGTTCAATGAAAACTGGTTCATCCAGGTGGGCGGCAACATGATGGACAATGAACCCCGCCGCAACCCGTTCCACCACACGACCGGAAAATCCTTCAACCTGCTTGGTGAAATCGGCTGGACGCATGAAAAGGCCTTCGGCATCGGCACGGGCACGTACCGCCTGCAGCCGTTCATGTTCCATGCGGACGGCAAGAACCATGGAGGCGTGGCGTTCAACCTGGAACAGGACCTGGGCAGCAGCCCGTTCGCCCTGTTCGCCCGCGCCGGCTGGAGCAGCGCCGAATCAGGCAACATCTGCGGAGCGGAAGCCCAGGCGTCCGCCGGGGTCATTTTCAAGAAACCTCTGGAAGTCATGACCGGCTTGAAAGAAGCGGACGGCAACTTCTTTGGCGTAGGCTTCTCCGTGAGCAAGCCGGATGCCGACACGCTGGCGGAAACGCGGCCCGGGCATGACCGGGAAATGATTCTGGAATGCACGTACAGCTTCTCCATTACGCCGTACTGCCTCATCCAGCCTTCCTACCAGTATGTGAAGAATCCTTCCGGGCGGGATGACGTCAACTCCGCCAATATCTTCTCCGTACAATGCGTCGTCACGTTCTAG
- a CDS encoding FeoB-associated Cys-rich membrane protein has product MGTYIIATLLFLALAYALYKTFSKRGKCCGNCDGCGSGGGCCGGHHHDDDQEKQD; this is encoded by the coding sequence ATGGGAACATATATCATTGCCACCCTCCTTTTCCTGGCCCTGGCCTACGCGCTGTATAAAACGTTCAGCAAGCGCGGCAAGTGCTGCGGCAACTGTGACGGGTGCGGCAGCGGCGGCGGTTGCTGCGGAGGCCACCATCACGACGACGATCAAGAAAAACAGGACTGA
- the feoB gene encoding ferrous iron transport protein B — protein MSNITIALAGNPNCGKTTLFNALTGASQYVGNWPGVTVEKKEGRLKGHKNIIIEDLPGIYSLSPYTLEEVVSRNYLVTDHPSLILNLVDGSNLERNLYLTTQLCELGVPVIIALNMMDIVRKRGDRIDTEKLSRDLGCQVLEISALKGTGIRELVDAVVKTATSEDARAPRAVHFPDRLEKAIGEIGEIITGKCLDQQKKWFAVKVFERDQKVADQLALTSEEQSRINGIIEAMEQEMDDDSESIITNERYNSISRITADSVVKAGIGSLTGSDRIDRIITNRWLGLPIFAVVMWAVYYISIQTVGAWGTDWANDTFFGEWVPEWVGGLLESANCAPWLESLIQDGVIAGVGAVLGFLPQMAVLFLCLGILEDCGYMARVAFIMDRIFRKFGLSGKSFIPMLVSMGCGVPGIMATRTIENEKDRRMTIMTTTFIPCGAKTPIIALIAGAFFPENSWVAPGAYFIGVGAIILSGLILKKTAMFSGDPTPFVMELPIYHVPAWKNVIIHAWERCKAFVQKAGTVIFVSSALIWFLSSYNWKVDSVEQNDSMLASIGNVAAPVFQPLGWGEWKPTMATITGLIAKENVVGTFGVLYADGSSGEEAEEEPAETQEMSPAGQELQASLEGASEEAAAEEAAAEEEEDEDAEIRETGDRLVQAGAFTFLSAFSFMIFNLLCAPCFAAMGAIRREMNSAKWTFFAIGYMCALAYCLAFLIYQMGAWLYAEASFGIGQGLAVLLLLGLIYLVVKKPSASSK, from the coding sequence ATGAGCAACATTACCATCGCCCTGGCGGGCAATCCCAACTGCGGAAAAACCACTCTCTTCAACGCCCTGACAGGCGCCAGCCAGTACGTCGGGAACTGGCCCGGCGTTACTGTGGAAAAAAAGGAAGGCCGCCTGAAAGGCCACAAGAACATCATCATTGAAGACCTTCCGGGCATTTATTCTCTTTCCCCCTACACCCTGGAGGAAGTCGTCAGCCGGAATTACCTGGTCACGGACCATCCCTCCCTCATCCTGAACCTGGTTGACGGCAGCAACCTGGAACGCAATCTTTACCTCACCACCCAGCTTTGCGAGCTGGGCGTTCCCGTCATCATCGCCCTGAACATGATGGACATTGTCCGGAAGCGCGGCGACCGCATTGACACGGAAAAGCTTTCCCGGGATCTCGGCTGCCAGGTGCTGGAAATCAGCGCCCTGAAAGGGACCGGAATCCGTGAACTGGTGGACGCCGTCGTAAAAACGGCCACCTCGGAGGATGCCCGGGCCCCGCGCGCCGTGCACTTCCCGGACCGTCTGGAAAAAGCCATCGGGGAAATAGGGGAAATAATCACCGGCAAATGCCTGGACCAGCAGAAAAAATGGTTTGCCGTCAAGGTTTTTGAAAGGGACCAGAAAGTCGCGGACCAGCTCGCGCTCACCTCTGAGGAGCAGTCCCGCATCAACGGGATCATTGAAGCCATGGAACAGGAGATGGATGACGACAGCGAATCCATCATCACCAACGAGCGCTACAATTCCATTTCACGCATTACCGCGGATTCCGTCGTCAAGGCCGGCATCGGCAGCCTGACGGGCAGCGACAGGATCGACCGCATCATCACCAACCGCTGGCTGGGCCTCCCCATCTTTGCCGTCGTCATGTGGGCGGTGTATTACATTTCCATCCAGACGGTGGGCGCATGGGGAACGGACTGGGCCAATGACACCTTCTTCGGGGAATGGGTTCCGGAATGGGTGGGCGGCCTGCTGGAAAGCGCCAACTGCGCCCCGTGGCTGGAAAGCCTGATTCAGGACGGCGTGATTGCCGGCGTGGGGGCCGTCCTAGGCTTCCTGCCGCAGATGGCGGTGCTGTTCCTGTGCCTGGGTATTCTGGAAGATTGCGGCTACATGGCCCGCGTGGCCTTCATCATGGACCGCATTTTCCGCAAATTCGGCCTTTCCGGGAAGTCCTTCATCCCCATGCTCGTTTCCATGGGCTGCGGCGTTCCGGGCATCATGGCCACCCGCACCATTGAGAATGAAAAGGACAGGCGCATGACCATCATGACCACCACGTTCATTCCATGCGGAGCTAAAACGCCCATCATCGCCCTGATTGCAGGCGCCTTCTTCCCGGAAAATTCCTGGGTGGCCCCGGGAGCCTACTTCATCGGGGTGGGCGCCATCATCCTTTCCGGCCTCATTCTGAAAAAGACCGCCATGTTCTCCGGGGATCCCACCCCCTTCGTCATGGAACTTCCCATTTACCACGTTCCCGCCTGGAAGAACGTCATCATCCACGCGTGGGAACGCTGCAAGGCCTTCGTGCAAAAAGCCGGGACGGTTATCTTCGTTTCCAGCGCCCTGATCTGGTTCCTTTCCAGCTACAACTGGAAGGTTGATTCCGTGGAGCAGAATGACAGCATGCTGGCTTCCATCGGCAACGTGGCCGCACCCGTCTTCCAGCCGCTGGGCTGGGGCGAATGGAAACCTACCATGGCCACCATCACCGGACTGATTGCCAAGGAAAACGTGGTCGGCACCTTCGGCGTCCTGTATGCGGACGGCAGTTCCGGGGAAGAGGCGGAGGAAGAACCCGCCGAAACGCAGGAAATGTCCCCCGCCGGCCAGGAGCTCCAGGCATCCCTGGAGGGCGCCTCTGAAGAAGCTGCCGCCGAGGAAGCCGCCGCTGAAGAGGAGGAAGATGAAGACGCTGAAATCAGGGAAACCGGGGACCGCCTGGTCCAGGCGGGAGCCTTCACGTTCCTGAGCGCCTTCTCCTTCATGATTTTCAACCTTCTCTGCGCCCCCTGCTTTGCCGCCATGGGAGCCATCAGAAGGGAAATGAACAGCGCCAAATGGACTTTCTTCGCCATCGGCTACATGTGCGCCCTGGCGTACTGCCTGGCCTTCCTGATTTACCAGATGGGAGCATGGCTTTATGCGGAAGCTTCCTTCGGCATCGGGCAGGGGCTCGCCGTATTGCTCCTGCTGGGCCTCATTTACCTGGTGGTGAAGAAACCCTCCGCATCCTCCAAATAA